The following coding sequences lie in one Stenotrophomonas rhizophila genomic window:
- a CDS encoding HlyD family type I secretion periplasmic adaptor subunit yields the protein MFKGLRHHLAILRESLRAERAAGDRPVSAAPDFLPAALEILEKPPNPLGRAVLWVLIAFLAIALVWSCIGRLDMVAVAEGKVIPRGNVKILQAADQGVVRAIHVVEGQMVKAGAPLLDLDPTVSRAEVEQARQALLSAQIDVARARAVVEHIEGREGRFIAPEGAEPSTVAIQQSLLIAKHREFDATVAGLRQERSQRDGERGMIDAEVAKLEEQLPLATDQLTKMEALSRDNYVPRLQVAEIKERVVGMRQDLAIRREERGKAGAAQLAANQQLAKSRSEFAREALDALTEAEAARALRAEELKKAEDKASHTILRAPVTGVVQQLQVHTLGGVVKPADPLMVVVPHDGELMVDAMLPNRDAGFVREGQAVEVKLEAYPFTRYGVVDGVIETVGRDAVQTEKEGLRYPARVRLLRSWIEIDGRRMALAPGLAATAEIKTGDRRIIEYLLSPLSRRMQEAGRER from the coding sequence ATGTTCAAGGGTCTTCGGCACCATCTTGCGATCCTGCGCGAGAGCCTGCGCGCGGAGCGTGCCGCGGGCGACCGTCCCGTATCGGCCGCCCCGGATTTTCTGCCTGCAGCGCTGGAAATCCTCGAAAAGCCGCCCAATCCACTCGGCCGTGCGGTGTTATGGGTGCTGATCGCGTTCCTGGCCATCGCGTTGGTCTGGTCATGCATTGGCCGCCTTGACATGGTTGCCGTGGCCGAAGGCAAGGTGATCCCGCGTGGCAACGTCAAGATCCTGCAGGCGGCCGATCAGGGCGTGGTACGCGCCATCCATGTAGTCGAAGGCCAGATGGTCAAGGCCGGCGCGCCCCTGCTTGACCTGGATCCCACCGTCAGCCGTGCCGAGGTGGAGCAGGCGCGCCAGGCGTTGTTGAGCGCGCAGATCGATGTGGCCCGTGCTCGTGCCGTCGTGGAGCATATCGAAGGGCGGGAAGGCCGCTTCATCGCGCCCGAAGGCGCTGAACCGTCGACAGTGGCCATCCAGCAATCGCTGCTGATCGCCAAGCACCGCGAATTCGACGCCACAGTGGCCGGGTTGCGCCAGGAGCGCAGTCAGCGCGATGGCGAGCGCGGGATGATCGATGCCGAAGTCGCCAAGCTCGAGGAACAGCTGCCGCTTGCGACGGACCAGCTGACCAAAATGGAAGCTCTCAGTCGTGACAACTACGTGCCGCGACTGCAGGTGGCGGAGATCAAGGAGCGGGTAGTGGGAATGCGCCAGGACCTGGCGATCCGTCGCGAAGAGCGTGGTAAGGCCGGTGCGGCACAGTTGGCCGCCAACCAGCAGTTGGCCAAGAGCCGCAGCGAATTCGCGCGCGAAGCACTGGATGCACTCACCGAGGCCGAAGCCGCCCGCGCGCTGCGTGCCGAAGAACTCAAGAAGGCCGAGGACAAGGCCAGCCACACGATACTGCGTGCTCCGGTGACTGGCGTGGTGCAGCAGTTGCAGGTGCATACCCTGGGGGGAGTGGTGAAACCTGCCGATCCCCTGATGGTAGTGGTGCCGCATGACGGCGAACTGATGGTGGACGCGATGTTGCCCAACCGAGATGCCGGTTTCGTACGTGAAGGGCAAGCGGTTGAAGTGAAGCTGGAGGCATACCCCTTCACCCGCTACGGCGTGGTCGACGGCGTGATCGAAACCGTCGGCCGGGATGCGGTGCAGACCGAGAAGGAAGGCCTGCGCTATCCCGCGCGCGTGCGCTTGCTTCGTTCCTGGATCGAGATCGACGGCCGGCGCATGGCGCTTGCACCAGGACTGGCCGCCACCGCCGAGATCAAGACCGGGGACCGAAGGATCATCGAATACCTGCTGTCGCCGCTGTCGAGGCGGATGCAGGAAGCGGGGAGGGAACGATGA